TGCTCGCCTTTTTCTCTTTGTAGACGTTCACTGGTGTCAATGGATTTGTGACCACAAATTAActcatttttaaattctatggCGGCATCAATGGCCTCTATTGCTTCATCACATTCCAATAGTTTACGTTCTTCTTTGTGGCTCAACATTTTGTCTCGTTTTAATTTGCGATCCAAGGAGCATCTTTGCTCGAGCAAATGATCTCTAGTTCTTCTTAGATTACGTATTTCATGCCGTAAACCTTCTCGCTGTTCATCATCACGATAGAGATCTAAATTATcggatttttcttttaaaacatgaTCCAAATGAGAGATACGGGCTTGTacttcttttaaatgtttacccTTTTCCTCGGCCAAAGGTGCGTGCTCTATTTTAACCAAAGCCTTAgagttttctttttcctttaaggatttcatttcattttctaaTGCCTCCTTAAGTTTACGTtcctttttgattttcttttgcaaatCATCTATGACCTTTTTGGATTCATGTAAAGATTGTTGTAATTTCTTTACCTTTTGGCCACTTTCTCCTGCTATATGCTTAATAGAGGTCAAATCATTGAGTCTTTGCTCCAGGTGTGTGATAATGGCTTTAAGACGTTCGATTTCTTGTTTGTCTTTATGCTGCAGCATGGCCTTGGCCAATGtctttttggttttttcatATTCTGCCTCCAATTTGGCTCTTTTCTTGTGGAATCTTTGTTTGGCCGTAGTGCGCGTGTCACTGTTCTTTATAAGTTCTGTTATGATGTTCTGTTTTAATTGCATGGTTTCTTCTACTTCTTTGATTTGTCTTAAGCGTGCTTCTATATCGGTATCCAATTTACGCAATTTCTTTTGTATCATATCCATGGGTGAATTGTTATTTTGTCTTATGTTATTGGCCATATCAGTAGAGGAGTCTAAGAAGTCATCATTTGTTGTTTGAAATTGCTGCTGCAGTTGTTGTTGattctgctgctgttgttgctttaCACCCGCCACTCTATTTAACATGGCTATTTCTGCACTTGACAGAGTAGCTCCCGGCTGTATGGATCTTCTCCTACCTCCTGTACCCACAGATTGTTTTCGTTCCTCCAATTCTTTTTCCTCCTCCCTGTgatcttttttcttttgttgaaaACTTTCTTGCGACTCCATTACTGCTTTGGGATGATTTTCCATAAACTCTTGATATTTAGTTTTTACCAGATTATCAGTTTTTATGCTTAAATCTTCCATAAGTAATTCGATTTTTTCCTCTAAATCAGGACGTTGGGATTCTGAATCGGATTCATTGTCAGAATTTTGTTGGCATGACGTTTCTGGTTCACTATTGGTTTCTTCGGGCTCTTCGGCTTCTTGTATGGGGCCCAATTGTTTTTGACTGCGAATAACTTCATTGGAACTGAGGCACTCTTCGCATTCCTGTTTGAGAAACAGCCATTCCTCGATTTGTTCTTTTTCAGCCTCGTTTATGGCATTGGATGTAATTAGTCtggaaaattatgtaaattgtttaataaatatttaatattttactcaattctagttgagttctagttcagttctaattcagttctagttcagttctggttcagttctagttcagttctagttcagttctagttcagttctagttcagttctagttcagttctagttcagttctagttcagttctagttcagttctagttcagttctagttcagttctagttcagttctagttcagttctagttcagttctagttcagttctagttcagttctagttcagttctagttcagttcatgttcagttctagtttagtcctggttcagttctagttcagttctagttcagttctagttcattccaGTGTAGtgtttagttctgttatagttcggttaaaaaagtggaatatAACTTAATAATTAGCATTTTTACTCACTTTGAAAACAAACCCTCAGCATTAGAGACCAACTTAAACCACTGGCTAGCAGCAAATTGTAAACCAAAATGTGAATCAGGTACTGGAGGCGTTAAACCAGCTGCTGTAACACCTCCTCCACCTAATTCCGGTAAAATACCCTCAGGCGACAAAGGAGTATTATCATCAGAGAATGTATTCATTACCACATAATTACGCACACATTGCACTTTAAAGGCAAACTGTAGATTGCACAGAGTCTCATTAATATCTCGCTCGAAGGGAGAAACACACAATATGACCAGAGTTTGAGCACGACCACCAAAAGAATCTTTCAACAGAGTGGTAAGAGTAGTTTGATTATAGGGTATATTACCATTGGCATTATACATAAGAGCAGGATCAGTTAAAGTATTAACCACATGCTCTAGCGACTGTAAACCCAAATCCTTAGGTAAACTTGAGGGTTGATCAAGagaattcaacataaacaaacGTTCGGTGGCACATAGATCACTAAAGGAGGCAGTCGAAAGACGATGTTGTATTAAGCCCTCCTTGGAAACCCACTGCTGTTCCAGAGTTAAAGTAAAAAGTGTATGAGCCATTTCCATTTTCGAATTAGCCAACGATTGCAAACCCACTTGTAGCCAATGGAAAACATCGGCAAAATTCATGCAGTGAACATTACCTACACCTAATAAATCACGTATAACCTCACCACATATCTCCACCCAGCCAATGTTGACAGCATAAGTACGTTCCGGATGATTGGTCATATGTGTAAAAATCTCACGTACACAACGTTGCAC
The window above is part of the Lucilia cuprina isolate Lc7/37 chromosome 6, ASM2204524v1, whole genome shotgun sequence genome. Proteins encoded here:
- the LOC111688943 gene encoding kinesin-like protein costa — protein: MEIPIQVAVRICPKGLQKQQQRDVATKLEKDIVGQQQDDNGNAKCYDNEEEEEDEKDTKCCIQTIPLAATQPGYMANNGMSGGIGALDNGVGIAAGLIQVGPHSFPVTHALPLNCAQNQVYHQTVFPLISLFMEGFDASVVSYGQKGCGKTYTLYGYGFDCSYNEADQGIVQRCVREIFTHMTNHPERTYAVNIGWVEICGEVIRDLLGVGNVHCMNFADVFHWLQVGLQSLANSKMEMAHTLFTLTLEQQWVSKEGLIQHRLSTASFSDLCATERLFMLNSLDQPSSLPKDLGLQSLEHVVNTLTDPALMYNANGNIPYNQTTLTTLLKDSFGGRAQTLVILCVSPFERDINETLCNLQFAFKVQCVRNYVVMNTFSDDNTPLSPEGILPELGGGGVTAAGLTPPVPDSHFGLQFAASQWFKLVSNAEGLFSKLITSNAINEAEKEQIEEWLFLKQECEECLSSNEVIRSQKQLGPIQEAEEPEETNSEPETSCQQNSDNESDSESQRPDLEEKIELLMEDLSIKTDNLVKTKYQEFMENHPKAVMESQESFQQKKKDHREEEKELEERKQSVGTGGRRRSIQPGATLSSAEIAMLNRVAGVKQQQQQNQQQLQQQFQTTNDDFLDSSTDMANNIRQNNNSPMDMIQKKLRKLDTDIEARLRQIKEVEETMQLKQNIITELIKNSDTRTTAKQRFHKKRAKLEAEYEKTKKTLAKAMLQHKDKQEIERLKAIITHLEQRLNDLTSIKHIAGESGQKVKKLQQSLHESKKVIDDLQKKIKKERKLKEALENEMKSLKEKENSKALVKIEHAPLAEEKGKHLKEVQARISHLDHVLKEKSDNLDLYRDDEQREGLRHEIRNLRRTRDHLLEQRCSLDRKLKRDKMLSHKEERKLLECDEAIEAIDAAIEFKNELICGHKSIDTSERLQREKGEQMLMARLNKLSTEEMRTLLYKYFTKVIDLRDSSRKLEVQLMQLEREKDAWEWKERVLSNAVRQARLEGERNAVLLQRQHEMKLTLMLRHLADETSNSSASFTEQSLNPNAARYYKPSPHQLALQATNNSATTCFSDSDYEWSSPPSIHGGGGKMLKPSSNKLNDMEMCPLTDPTSLTKYKPLDKFKDKERETKNKLFAKFQVLTRYAASHHNHHTDDTSNPPSTSSTSTQLVAAAATAAAGGSGKRAKDKEQMLAVIPQENLKKLSTNTPNTKVTRQKNKIIIQDNSRKN